CAAAAATTGGTTTCAAATTTACCGTTGCAAATTTAGCATTTAAAATTTGAGGAAAGAAATATAGAGACTAAGAAATAGTGATGAATTTACAAGAAGTAGTTTCAAGATTAAATTTAGAAGTTAAGTCAGGTTTTGAGGTGTTGACTAATGAAGTCAACGGAGGATATGTTTCTGATCTATTATCCGATGTCATGGCCAATGCCCAAAAAGGAAATATTTGGGTTACCTTGCAGATTCATCAAAATATTGTGGCTGTGGCTGATTTAAAAGAATTAGCTGGAATTATATTAGTTGGCGCTCGTCAACCAGAAGAAGATACTCTCCAAAAAGCAGTCCAAAAAAAGATTCCTATTTTGGTAAGTAAGATGTCTGCTTTTGAAATAGTAGGTAAGCTCTACCAATTTGGTATCAGGTATGACTGAGTTATAACACCTATTAATGAAAATTTGACATAGAGCAAATTAATTGAATGCCAACGAGTTTATCTTTTATTGCTCGGTATTATTTCCTATATTTAATTTTCGTTAATAACTACTATATTAGGCATCTGGCCTAATAAGATAAAAATCTTTTCGAGCTCTTTATTGGGCAATGAATTTATTTAAAGCAGATCTTCATATCCACACTTGCCTTTCTCCTTGTGCCGAGTTGGATATGACCCCTAAAGCCATAGTCAGAGAAGCAAAGAATAAAGGCATAGACATAATTGGGATAAGCGACCATAATTCCGCGGAGAATGTAGTGGTTGCAAAAAAAGTAGGTCAGAGAGAAAACTTAACAGTGATAGGGGGAATGGAGGTTACCTCAAGTGAGGAAGTTCATCTTTTAGCTTTCTTTGACGAAGATGAAGATCTCTTGAAATTTCAAGAGCTGGTGTATGAAAATTTAATGCCGGGGGTAAATAATCCAGAGTTCTTAGGTGAACAAGTAGTAGTAAATGAAATTGATCAGGTCTTAGGTTTTAATCAAAGGTTATTGATAACGAGCACTAAGTTATCTATTTCTAAATTAATAGAGAGCATTCATATTTTTGAAGGTATGGCTATAGCTGCTCACATAGATAGAGAAGGATTTGGAATTATTGGTCAATTAGGGTTTATTCCACCTGACTTAAAGTTAGATGGCTTAGAAGTATCATCCCGAGTTTCTTATGAAGAGAGAAGGAAGAGATTTCCTAAGAGACATGGTCTTTCTTTTATTACCAGTTCTGATGCTCATTACTTACCAGATA
This region of bacterium genomic DNA includes:
- a CDS encoding serine kinase — encoded protein: MNLQEVVSRLNLEVKSGFEVLTNEVNGGYVSDLLSDVMANAQKGNIWVTLQIHQNIVAVADLKELAGIILVGARQPEEDTLQKAVQKKIPILVSKMSAFEIVGKLYQFGIRYD
- a CDS encoding PHP domain-containing protein, with product MNLFKADLHIHTCLSPCAELDMTPKAIVREAKNKGIDIIGISDHNSAENVVVAKKVGQRENLTVIGGMEVTSSEEVHLLAFFDEDEDLLKFQELVYENLMPGVNNPEFLGEQVVVNEIDQVLGFNQRLLITSTKLSISKLIESIHIFEGMAIAAHIDREGFGIIGQLGFIPPDLKLDGLEVSSRVSYEERRKRFPKRHGLSFITSSDAHYLPDIGKGLTQFLIKEPTVKEMKMALSGKGKRKIR